The Sphingosinithalassobacter sp. CS137 genome includes a region encoding these proteins:
- a CDS encoding prepilin peptidase: MGDVLATVMLVALGLLLVSAGIEDVRIRQIANWKNAAIALMAPLWWMANGLALWPEVAIQIGVALAVFAFFAGAFALGQMGGGDVKLIGALALWLPVQPLLWMLVLMSLIGGALTLLLVLEKALRKTRKTLEIPYGVAIAIATLLVLREPIFNQFG; encoded by the coding sequence ATGGGGGATGTGCTCGCCACCGTGATGCTCGTGGCGCTCGGGCTGCTCCTGGTCTCGGCCGGGATCGAGGACGTGCGAATCCGCCAGATCGCCAATTGGAAGAACGCGGCCATCGCGTTGATGGCGCCGCTCTGGTGGATGGCGAACGGTCTCGCGCTTTGGCCGGAAGTGGCGATCCAGATCGGAGTCGCCCTGGCCGTCTTCGCCTTCTTCGCCGGCGCCTTTGCGCTGGGCCAGATGGGTGGTGGCGACGTGAAGCTTATCGGCGCGCTGGCGCTGTGGCTGCCGGTCCAGCCGCTGCTGTGGATGCTCGTGCTGATGTCGCTGATCGGCGGCGCGCTCACACTGCTGCTCGTGCTGGAGAAGGCGCTGCGGAAGACACGGAAGACACTGGAAATTCCCTATGGGGTCGCAATCGCGATCGCGACGCTGCTGGTGCTTCGCGAACCGATTTTTAACCAGTTCGGGTGA
- a CDS encoding alpha/beta fold hydrolase: MTDASFDRRAIPNGARVTRWPAADGWELRAFAWPAESSQPRGSILFLTGRGDLFEKYLETFEHWHRQGWTVTSFDWRGQGGSGRLTDHPNCGHIDDFDHFIADFETFAKEWQAATPGPHVVMGHSMGGHLLLRGLVEGIIRPDAAVLIAPMLGVRSIVPPFLAERVAKLLGGVGNSARPAWKGNEKPHTTETREQLLTHDRTRYEDELFWQQSDSALLTGPPSWRWVIEAFRSMRELRRNPKLKEMRVPVLGLVADADQLVDAKAAHTTLAKLPDARVVRFGKESAHEILREVDKVRNRAIGEIDLFLSARAQQR; encoded by the coding sequence ATGACGGATGCTTCTTTCGATCGCCGCGCCATTCCGAATGGCGCCCGCGTAACCCGCTGGCCCGCGGCGGACGGCTGGGAACTGCGTGCTTTCGCATGGCCGGCCGAGAGCTCACAGCCGCGTGGCTCGATTCTCTTTCTCACCGGGCGTGGCGATCTGTTCGAGAAATATCTCGAGACTTTCGAGCACTGGCATCGCCAGGGATGGACGGTCACGTCCTTCGACTGGCGCGGCCAGGGCGGATCGGGCCGACTCACCGATCACCCGAATTGCGGGCATATCGACGATTTCGACCATTTCATCGCCGATTTCGAAACCTTCGCGAAGGAATGGCAGGCGGCGACACCGGGACCGCATGTGGTGATGGGTCATTCGATGGGCGGGCATCTGCTGCTCCGCGGGCTCGTCGAAGGCATCATCCGGCCCGACGCGGCCGTGCTGATCGCGCCGATGCTGGGGGTGCGGAGCATCGTCCCGCCGTTCCTGGCCGAGCGGGTGGCAAAACTGCTGGGCGGAGTCGGCAATTCGGCGCGCCCGGCGTGGAAGGGCAATGAAAAGCCGCACACCACCGAGACGCGCGAACAGCTGCTGACGCACGACCGCACGCGCTATGAGGACGAGCTGTTCTGGCAACAGTCCGATTCGGCGCTTCTCACCGGCCCGCCGAGCTGGCGTTGGGTGATCGAGGCGTTTCGTTCGATGCGCGAGCTGCGCCGGAACCCGAAGCTGAAGGAAATGCGTGTGCCGGTGCTCGGCCTTGTCGCGGATGCCGATCAGCTGGTCGACGCAAAAGCCGCGCACACGACGCTCGCGAAGCTGCCGGACGCGCGGGTGGTGCGGTTCGGCAAGGAGAGCGCGCACGAAATCCTGCGCGAAGTCGACAAGGTGCGCAATCGCGCGATCGGCGAAATCGATCTGTTCCTCTCGGCACGAGCCCAGCAGCGTTGA
- a CDS encoding NAD(P)/FAD-dependent oxidoreductase, translating to MIRTDVAIVGAGIAGASLAAELVPHARVLLLEAEDRPGYHATGRSAAYWSETYGGPHVQPLTTASGPFLREHVEALGSLHIARADEGAAVDAFLAEFDGSGVALESVDPRTRVPGLRDGWSLGVWEPSCNYIDVAGLHAAFLKTARQAGAELRLSSGLEAARRVDGRWLLQSRSGDIEAEVLVNAAGAWADPVARIAGAAPLGITAYRRTMVQLRTDPAPPPDLPHVAHLTGSFYFKPEAGGRLWLSPHDEIETPPVDAAPEEIDVATAIDRFEHAVDWRVSALEHKWAGLRSFAPDRLPVYGFDAKIPGFFWCAGQGGFGIQTAPAAAKLAAALLLGRTPEAAVAGIDPGVYSPRRFG from the coding sequence TTGATCCGAACCGACGTCGCGATCGTCGGCGCCGGAATCGCCGGCGCCAGCCTGGCGGCGGAACTGGTGCCGCACGCGCGGGTGCTGCTGCTGGAGGCGGAGGATCGGCCGGGCTATCACGCGACCGGGCGTTCGGCGGCCTATTGGTCCGAAACCTATGGCGGGCCGCATGTCCAGCCGCTGACGACCGCCTCGGGGCCATTCCTGCGCGAGCATGTCGAGGCACTGGGATCGCTGCACATTGCCCGCGCGGACGAAGGCGCCGCAGTGGACGCATTTCTCGCCGAGTTCGACGGCAGCGGCGTTGCGCTGGAATCAGTCGATCCGCGCACGCGCGTTCCGGGGCTGCGCGATGGCTGGTCGCTGGGCGTGTGGGAGCCGAGCTGCAACTATATCGACGTCGCCGGGCTCCACGCGGCCTTTCTGAAGACCGCGCGGCAGGCAGGCGCCGAGCTTCGGCTGTCGTCCGGGCTAGAAGCGGCGCGACGCGTGGACGGACGCTGGCTACTGCAAAGCCGGAGCGGCGATATCGAGGCGGAGGTGCTGGTGAACGCGGCCGGCGCCTGGGCCGATCCGGTCGCGCGGATCGCCGGCGCGGCGCCGCTCGGCATCACCGCCTATCGCCGCACCATGGTGCAGCTACGCACCGATCCTGCGCCGCCGCCCGATCTGCCGCATGTCGCGCATCTCACCGGTAGTTTCTATTTCAAGCCCGAGGCGGGCGGGCGGCTGTGGCTGAGCCCGCACGACGAAATCGAGACTCCGCCGGTCGATGCCGCACCCGAGGAGATCGACGTGGCGACGGCGATCGATCGGTTCGAGCACGCCGTTGACTGGCGCGTGTCGGCGCTGGAGCACAAATGGGCGGGGCTGCGCAGCTTTGCGCCCGATCGGCTGCCCGTTTATGGCTTCGATGCGAAAATACCGGGCTTTTTCTGGTGCGCGGGACAGGGCGGGTTCGGTATCCAGACCGCGCCCGCCGCAGCGAAGCTGGCGGCGGCGCTGCTGCTGGGGCGCACCCCGGAAGCGGCGGTGGCGGGCATCGATCCGGGGGTCTATTCGCCGCGGCGGTTCGGCTAG
- the rnhA gene encoding ribonuclease HI, producing the protein MTTLPHVEIATDGACKGNPGRGGWGVVLRANGTEKELSGGEAHTTNNRMELMAAIEGLKALKKPCRVTLSTDSKYVMDGLTKWIHGWQRNGWKTASKQPVKNADLWQELLAAARPHQIQWEWVKGHAGHPDNERADKLASDAALAAR; encoded by the coding sequence GTGACCACGCTTCCCCATGTCGAGATCGCGACCGACGGCGCGTGCAAGGGCAATCCCGGGCGCGGCGGCTGGGGCGTCGTGCTGCGCGCCAACGGGACCGAGAAGGAACTCTCGGGTGGCGAGGCACACACCACCAACAACCGCATGGAGCTGATGGCCGCGATCGAGGGGCTGAAGGCACTGAAGAAGCCGTGCCGGGTGACGCTCTCCACCGACAGCAAATATGTCATGGACGGGCTCACCAAGTGGATTCACGGCTGGCAGCGCAACGGCTGGAAAACCGCATCGAAGCAGCCGGTGAAGAACGCCGATCTGTGGCAGGAGCTGCTTGCCGCCGCTCGCCCGCATCAGATCCAGTGGGAATGGGTCAAGGGGCATGCCGGCCATCCCGACAACGAGCGCGCCGACAAGCTGGCGAGCGACGCCGCGCTTGCCGCACGATAG
- the thrB gene encoding homoserine kinase produces MAVYTQVSAEALARFLSGFDVGDLVSAKGIAEGVENSNYLVDTTRSRFILTLYEKRVSAEDLPFFMALLDHLADRDLPVPPAVPDRNGRVIHELEGRPACLIQFLSGVSVSHPTPAQAQAAARAMGRMHRALTDFSGERPNSLGPAAWKPLFERCGRDLDAIAPGLYAAAGAAVDEVLARWPHELDRAAIHADLFPDNVLMLGDRVTGLIDFYFACTEVRAYDLAVMHGAWAFDAAGTRYAAEIGEALMTGYADSHGLTPAERKAMPVLAAGAAIRFFLTRAWDWLNTPADALVTRKDPLACWNRYRFYADAGETLFL; encoded by the coding sequence GTGGCCGTCTATACGCAGGTTTCGGCCGAAGCGCTCGCGCGCTTCCTGAGCGGCTTCGACGTGGGCGATCTCGTCTCCGCCAAGGGGATCGCCGAGGGAGTCGAGAACTCCAACTATCTGGTCGACACGACCAGGAGCCGCTTCATCCTGACGCTCTACGAAAAGCGCGTATCGGCGGAAGACCTGCCCTTCTTCATGGCGCTGCTCGATCATCTCGCCGATCGCGACCTGCCGGTGCCGCCGGCGGTGCCCGACCGCAACGGCCGGGTAATCCACGAGCTGGAAGGCCGCCCGGCGTGCCTCATTCAGTTTCTTTCCGGCGTTTCGGTTTCGCACCCCACCCCGGCGCAGGCACAGGCGGCGGCGCGCGCGATGGGAAGGATGCACCGCGCGCTGACCGATTTTTCCGGCGAGCGCCCGAACAGTCTCGGCCCGGCGGCTTGGAAGCCGCTCTTCGAACGCTGCGGTCGCGATCTCGATGCCATCGCGCCGGGGCTCTATGCGGCGGCGGGAGCGGCGGTGGACGAAGTGCTGGCGCGCTGGCCGCATGAGCTCGACCGGGCGGCGATCCATGCTGACCTGTTCCCCGATAACGTCCTCATGCTCGGCGATCGAGTCACGGGACTGATCGACTTCTACTTCGCGTGCACCGAAGTCCGGGCCTATGACCTGGCCGTGATGCATGGCGCCTGGGCATTCGACGCTGCGGGAACGCGCTATGCCGCCGAAATCGGCGAAGCGCTGATGACCGGCTATGCCGACAGCCACGGCCTTACTCCTGCCGAGCGCAAGGCGATGCCCGTGCTCGCGGCCGGCGCCGCGATCCGCTTCTTTCTGACCCGCGCCTGGGACTGGCTGAACACGCCGGCCGATGCGCTGGTCACGCGCAAGGATCCGCTCGCCTGTTGGAACCGCTATCGCTTCTACGCCGATGCCGGCGAGACGCTGTTCCTGTGA
- the ispH gene encoding 4-hydroxy-3-methylbut-2-enyl diphosphate reductase, which translates to MTDHFKPALDLLIAAPRGFCAGVDRAIRIVELAIEKYGAPVYVRHEIVHNKYVVDTLKAKGAIFVAELDQVPDDVPVVFSAHGVPKAVPAKAAERGLSYLDATCPLVSKVHRQAERLVNQGRHILFIGHAGHPEVVGTFGQVPEGSMTLVETVEDAEQVTVADPDNLAFLTQTTLSVDDTAAVLAKLRERFPTILAPGADDICYATSNRQGAVKAIAEAVDLMLVIGAPNSSNSKRLVEVAVRNGTCATLIQRATEIDFDWFDGVRTVGITAGASAPEILVREVIDHLATRFAVTEREVELVEEKVAFKLPRGLEAA; encoded by the coding sequence ATGACCGATCACTTCAAACCCGCCCTCGACCTGCTGATCGCGGCGCCGCGCGGCTTCTGTGCCGGCGTCGATCGCGCCATCCGCATCGTCGAACTCGCGATCGAGAAATATGGCGCGCCGGTCTATGTCCGGCACGAGATCGTCCACAACAAATATGTGGTCGACACGCTGAAGGCGAAGGGGGCGATCTTCGTCGCCGAACTCGATCAGGTTCCCGATGACGTGCCGGTGGTCTTCTCCGCGCACGGAGTGCCCAAGGCAGTGCCGGCCAAGGCAGCCGAGCGCGGCCTCTCCTATCTCGACGCCACTTGCCCGCTGGTTTCCAAAGTGCACCGCCAGGCCGAGCGGCTGGTGAACCAGGGGCGGCATATCCTGTTCATCGGCCACGCCGGCCACCCCGAAGTGGTCGGTACGTTCGGCCAGGTTCCCGAAGGATCGATGACGCTCGTCGAAACCGTCGAGGACGCCGAGCAGGTCACGGTGGCCGATCCGGACAATCTCGCCTTCCTGACGCAGACGACGCTTTCGGTCGACGATACCGCCGCCGTTCTCGCCAAGCTGCGCGAACGCTTCCCGACGATCCTCGCGCCTGGCGCCGACGACATCTGCTATGCGACGTCGAACCGCCAGGGAGCGGTGAAGGCGATCGCGGAGGCGGTCGATCTCATGCTCGTGATCGGCGCCCCGAATTCGTCCAATTCGAAGCGGCTCGTCGAGGTCGCGGTGCGCAACGGCACTTGCGCGACGCTGATCCAGCGCGCCACAGAGATCGATTTCGACTGGTTCGACGGCGTCCGCACCGTCGGCATCACGGCGGGCGCTTCGGCGCCGGAGATCCTCGTCCGCGAAGTGATCGATCATCTCGCCACGCGCTTCGCCGTGACCGAGCGCGAGGTCGAGCTGGTCGAGGAAAAGGTGGCGTTCAAGCTGCCGCGCGGTCTCGAAGCCGCCTAG
- the gcvT gene encoding glycine cleavage system aminomethyltransferase GcvT translates to MSGAPEGGEDVGPATLPLNAWHRGRGGRMVPFAGYSMPVQYEGIMAEHLWVREHAGLFDVSHMGQLLFTGDAVDAALETLLPGELKALGEGRMRYSLLLAENGGIHDDLMITRLPAENPFGEPGFYMVVNGATKWDDLGVLRDGLPDAVTINHMEERALLALQGPKAVTALARLVSGVEELVFMTAGAFGWNGAALWISRSGYTGEDGFEISVPADRVEALAEALCAEPEVEPIGLGARDSLRLEAGLPLYGHDLDDDTTPIAADLGFALSKRRREEGGFPGAERILREREEGPIAKRVGLIVEGRQPVREGAMVVDADGAEVGKVTSGGFAPSVQKPIAMAYVPAALAEPGTQITLAQRGKIHRAEVVPMPFVPHRYVRKKG, encoded by the coding sequence ATGTCCGGTGCTCCCGAGGGCGGCGAGGATGTCGGCCCCGCGACGCTGCCGCTCAATGCGTGGCATCGCGGCCGGGGCGGGCGGATGGTCCCGTTCGCGGGCTATTCGATGCCGGTTCAGTACGAAGGCATCATGGCCGAGCATCTGTGGGTACGCGAGCACGCGGGCCTGTTTGACGTCAGCCATATGGGGCAGCTGCTCTTCACCGGCGATGCGGTCGACGCGGCGCTCGAAACGCTGCTGCCGGGCGAGCTCAAGGCGCTCGGCGAAGGCCGGATGCGCTATTCGCTGCTGCTTGCGGAAAACGGCGGCATTCACGACGATCTGATGATCACGCGCCTGCCGGCCGAGAACCCGTTCGGCGAGCCGGGCTTCTACATGGTCGTGAACGGGGCGACCAAGTGGGACGATCTCGGCGTGTTGCGCGACGGGCTGCCCGACGCAGTCACGATCAACCACATGGAAGAGCGCGCGCTGCTCGCGCTGCAGGGGCCGAAGGCGGTCACCGCGCTGGCGCGGCTGGTGTCCGGCGTCGAGGAACTGGTTTTCATGACGGCCGGTGCGTTCGGCTGGAACGGAGCGGCGCTCTGGATCAGCCGCTCCGGCTATACCGGCGAAGACGGTTTCGAGATTTCGGTTCCGGCGGATCGAGTGGAGGCGCTGGCCGAGGCGTTGTGCGCCGAGCCGGAAGTGGAGCCGATCGGGCTGGGCGCGCGCGATTCGCTACGGCTCGAAGCCGGGCTGCCGCTCTATGGCCACGACCTTGACGACGATACGACGCCGATCGCTGCCGATCTCGGCTTCGCGCTGTCGAAGCGTCGGCGCGAGGAAGGCGGCTTCCCCGGCGCCGAACGGATCCTGCGAGAGCGCGAAGAGGGGCCGATTGCGAAGCGGGTCGGGCTGATCGTCGAGGGGCGCCAGCCGGTGCGCGAAGGTGCGATGGTGGTCGACGCCGACGGCGCCGAAGTGGGCAAGGTGACGTCGGGCGGGTTCGCCCCCAGCGTTCAGAAGCCGATCGCCATGGCCTATGTCCCCGCCGCTCTCGCAGAGCCGGGAACGCAGATCACGCTTGCCCAGCGCGGCAAGATCCACCGGGCGGAGGTCGTGCCGATGCCCTTCGTCCCCCACCGTTATGTCCGCAAGAAAGGCTGA
- the gcvH gene encoding glycine cleavage system protein GcvH: MSRYYTQEHEWIEVENQVATVGITDYAQHQLGDIVFVEVPDAGREFAKGDEAAVVESVKAASDVYSPVSGTVTEGNAALADDPSLVNSDPEGAGWFFKLNLMHPSQLSELMDEAAYKEFVAGL, translated from the coding sequence ATGAGCCGCTATTACACCCAGGAACATGAGTGGATCGAAGTCGAGAACCAGGTCGCGACGGTTGGCATCACCGATTATGCGCAGCACCAGCTCGGTGACATCGTCTTCGTCGAAGTGCCCGATGCCGGCCGCGAGTTCGCCAAAGGCGACGAAGCCGCAGTGGTGGAGAGCGTGAAGGCGGCGAGCGACGTGTACTCCCCGGTCTCCGGAACGGTCACCGAAGGCAATGCCGCGTTGGCCGACGATCCCAGCCTGGTCAATTCGGACCCCGAAGGCGCGGGATGGTTCTTCAAGCTGAACCTGATGCACCCCAGCCAGCTGAGCGAACTGATGGACGAGGCGGCGTACAAGGAATTCGTCGCGGGGCTTTGA
- the gcvPA gene encoding aminomethyl-transferring glycine dehydrogenase subunit GcvPA, whose protein sequence is MRYLPLTDGDRQAMLARVGAASIDELFIDVPEHARLSGPIEGLPNRASEIAVERHLSKLAAKNLAAGDAPFFLGAGAYRHHVPASVDHLIQRGEFLTSYTPYQPEIAQGTLQMLFEFQTQVARLFGCDVANASMYDGSTACWEAIGMARRVTKRGKAILSSGLHPHYVSVCETMAKFTGDMLETAAPELAARSDIESLIDRIDDDTSCVVVQYPDILGRIGDLSALADACHAKKALLVAVVTEPVALGALTSPGEMGADIVVGEGQSIGVGLQFGGPYVGLFACSEKLVRQMPGRLTGETVDAEGKRGFVLTLSTREQHIRREKATSNICTSSVLCALAWTAHMTLLGEKGLRQLAAANHARACSAADRLAKVRGVELVNDSFFNEFTVKLPREARPVVRALADRGILAGVSLGRLFPETKALANGLVVAVTETVTYEDIEALASGLQEVLA, encoded by the coding sequence ATGCGCTATCTACCCCTTACCGACGGCGACCGGCAGGCGATGCTCGCCCGTGTCGGCGCCGCTTCGATCGACGAGCTCTTCATCGACGTGCCCGAGCATGCGCGCCTGAGCGGGCCGATCGAGGGCCTGCCGAACCGTGCGAGCGAAATCGCCGTCGAGCGGCACCTTTCGAAGCTGGCGGCAAAGAATCTCGCGGCCGGCGACGCGCCCTTCTTCCTCGGTGCCGGCGCCTATCGCCACCATGTTCCTGCGAGCGTCGATCACCTGATCCAGCGCGGCGAGTTCCTGACGAGCTATACGCCCTACCAGCCGGAAATCGCGCAGGGCACTCTGCAGATGCTGTTCGAGTTCCAGACTCAGGTCGCGCGCCTTTTCGGCTGCGACGTGGCGAACGCATCCATGTACGACGGATCGACGGCTTGCTGGGAAGCGATCGGCATGGCGCGCCGCGTGACGAAGCGCGGCAAGGCGATTCTCTCGTCGGGCCTCCATCCGCACTACGTCTCGGTCTGCGAGACAATGGCGAAGTTCACTGGCGACATGTTGGAGACAGCCGCGCCGGAATTGGCCGCACGGTCGGACATCGAATCGCTGATCGATCGGATCGACGACGATACCTCCTGCGTGGTGGTGCAATATCCTGACATTCTGGGCCGCATCGGCGACCTTTCCGCGCTTGCCGATGCCTGCCACGCCAAAAAGGCGCTGCTGGTGGCGGTGGTCACCGAGCCGGTCGCGCTGGGGGCGCTTACGTCGCCCGGCGAGATGGGTGCGGACATCGTCGTAGGCGAGGGCCAGTCGATCGGCGTCGGCCTGCAATTCGGCGGACCCTATGTCGGTCTGTTCGCGTGTTCGGAGAAGCTGGTGCGGCAGATGCCGGGACGGCTCACCGGCGAGACGGTGGACGCGGAGGGCAAGCGCGGCTTCGTGCTGACGCTCTCGACGCGCGAGCAGCACATTCGGCGCGAGAAGGCGACGTCGAACATCTGCACCAGCTCGGTGCTCTGCGCGCTCGCCTGGACGGCGCACATGACGCTGCTGGGCGAAAAGGGACTGCGGCAGCTTGCGGCGGCGAACCATGCGCGCGCCTGTTCGGCGGCGGATCGGCTCGCGAAGGTGCGCGGTGTCGAGTTGGTGAACGATTCCTTCTTCAACGAATTCACGGTGAAGCTCCCGCGCGAAGCACGACCGGTGGTGCGCGCGCTCGCCGACCGCGGGATTCTTGCCGGTGTGTCGCTGGGCAGGCTCTTCCCGGAGACCAAAGCGCTGGCGAACGGGCTGGTCGTCGCCGTTACCGAAACCGTGACCTACGAGGACATCGAGGCGCTCGCGAGCGGCCTCCAGGAGGTACTGGCATGA